In the Desulfotignum balticum DSM 7044 genome, one interval contains:
- a CDS encoding NAD(P)(+) transhydrogenase (Re/Si-specific) subunit beta, with protein sequence MTLVLDFCLIGVLIVGIWLFHRPAEAKYGNLTAAAALACAMGLVIYRYGIMHPFVVVICLLVGGVIGIWVARKITMIQIPAMVAFQNGAGGIAAFFLSFVELMRGAGQMGAINEMSGLVNLAVGSLTFSGSMVAAGKLAGVLKQTPTILTNHTRLVQANLGIVILLMLIAFFLPVPAAVVFYLIIFALSIGFGILFSMRVGGADMPVLISFLNATTGLAAALCGMIIENQLLIACGATVAASGSILTHMMCRAMNRSLYHVFIPEKAPEKPVSTMDELPENNLFSTGGQMTEPEQTIHEEMSEPEKETPDADPLKTAVHQVQTADTVVIVPGYGMAVAQAQFEVIELTRLLMDMGKQVIFAIHPVAGRMPGHMNVLLAEAGVDYDMLKEMDEVNPTFAGTDLCLVIGACDVVNPAAMETDGSPISGMPILNAHEAKQVICCNLDDKPGYSGVENALYQNSNTLMLLGNAKQTLGQLLEALTETPAAVQEKLTAQDETAGKEASAAPPMEKAVNRLMSGEKIIIIPGYGMAQAQAQFQVKELADLLESAGKQVSFAIHPVAGRMPGHMNVLLAEAEVDYDKLIDMDEINPEFSQTDVALVFGACDVVNPSAIHVEGTPISGMPILNAHEAKTIVVCNFDTQPGYSGVGNTLYDDPKTILLMGDAADTARELTAAIQKKR encoded by the coding sequence ATGACTCTGGTGCTGGATTTTTGTCTGATCGGTGTACTGATTGTCGGGATCTGGCTGTTCCACCGGCCGGCTGAGGCAAAATACGGCAACCTGACCGCCGCCGCGGCCCTGGCGTGTGCCATGGGGCTGGTGATTTACAGATACGGGATCATGCATCCTTTTGTGGTGGTGATCTGTCTTCTGGTCGGAGGGGTGATCGGCATCTGGGTGGCCCGGAAAATCACCATGATCCAGATACCCGCCATGGTGGCGTTTCAGAACGGTGCCGGCGGGATTGCCGCTTTTTTTCTTTCTTTTGTGGAATTAATGAGAGGGGCGGGCCAGATGGGAGCCATCAATGAAATGTCGGGTCTTGTGAACCTGGCCGTGGGATCATTGACCTTTTCAGGCAGTATGGTGGCGGCCGGCAAACTGGCGGGTGTGCTGAAACAGACCCCCACTATTTTGACAAATCATACCCGGCTGGTTCAGGCGAATCTGGGGATCGTGATCCTGTTGATGCTCATCGCTTTTTTTCTGCCGGTGCCGGCGGCGGTTGTTTTTTATCTGATCATATTTGCCCTGTCCATTGGGTTCGGCATTTTGTTTTCCATGCGGGTGGGCGGGGCGGATATGCCGGTGCTCATCTCTTTTTTAAACGCCACCACCGGTCTGGCTGCCGCCTTGTGCGGCATGATCATCGAAAACCAGCTGCTGATTGCCTGCGGTGCCACTGTGGCGGCTTCCGGATCCATTCTCACCCATATGATGTGCCGGGCCATGAACCGCAGCCTTTATCATGTGTTTATACCGGAAAAAGCACCTGAAAAACCGGTGTCCACCATGGATGAACTACCTGAAAACAATTTGTTTTCAACCGGTGGTCAGATGACTGAACCGGAACAAACTATCCATGAAGAGATGTCTGAACCGGAAAAAGAAACACCTGACGCGGATCCTTTGAAAACCGCAGTTCATCAGGTTCAAACCGCAGATACCGTTGTTATTGTGCCGGGATACGGCATGGCCGTGGCCCAGGCTCAGTTTGAGGTAATTGAATTGACCCGCCTTCTGATGGATATGGGCAAACAGGTGATTTTTGCCATCCATCCGGTGGCCGGGCGCATGCCCGGACACATGAATGTGCTGCTGGCCGAGGCGGGCGTGGATTATGACATGCTCAAGGAAATGGATGAGGTGAACCCGACATTTGCAGGAACGGATCTGTGTCTGGTGATCGGGGCCTGCGACGTGGTGAATCCGGCAGCCATGGAAACCGACGGGTCTCCCATATCCGGTATGCCGATTTTAAACGCCCATGAGGCAAAACAGGTGATATGCTGCAACCTGGACGACAAGCCCGGATATTCCGGAGTGGAAAACGCGTTGTATCAAAACAGTAACACCCTGATGCTTTTGGGCAATGCCAAACAGACCCTTGGGCAGCTGCTGGAGGCGTTGACTGAAACACCGGCAGCGGTTCAGGAAAAATTAACGGCTCAGGATGAAACAGCAGGAAAAGAAGCGTCGGCAGCCCCCCCGATGGAAAAAGCGGTGAACCGGCTGATGTCCGGTGAAAAAATCATCATCATCCCCGGATACGGCATGGCCCAGGCCCAGGCCCAGTTCCAGGTGAAAGAACTGGCGGATCTGCTGGAATCTGCGGGAAAACAAGTGTCATTTGCCATCCATCCCGTGGCCGGACGCATGCCCGGGCATATGAATGTGCTGCTGGCCGAGGCGGAAGTGGATTATGACAAACTCATAGACATGGATGAGATCAATCCTGAATTTTCACAAACCGATGTGGCCCTGGTATTCGGGGCGTGTGACGTGGTGAATCCTTCGGCCATCCATGTGGAAGGCACGCCCATCTCAGGCATGCCCATTCTCAACGCCCATGAGGCAAAAACCATTGTGGTCTGCAACTTTGACACCCAGCCCGGTTACTCGGGTGTGGGCAATACCCTGTATGATGATCCCAAAACCATTCTGTTGATGGGAGATGCCGCAGATACAGCCAGAGAGTTGACAGCAGCCATCCAAAAAAAGCGCTGA
- a CDS encoding NAD(P) transhydrogenase subunit alpha codes for MSNLVLMVGVFVFSFVVGYFLISRVPTLLHTPLMSMTNAISAVTILGVLILFSVPSTRFEQMIGSVALIMVTFNLVGGFTITDRMLRMFKKKQEGNNP; via the coding sequence ATGAGCAATCTTGTATTGATGGTCGGGGTATTTGTTTTTTCATTTGTGGTGGGATATTTCCTGATTTCACGGGTGCCCACGCTGTTGCACACCCCGCTGATGTCCATGACCAATGCCATCTCCGCGGTTACCATTCTGGGGGTGTTGATTCTGTTTTCCGTGCCTTCCACAAGGTTTGAACAAATGATTGGTTCCGTGGCTTTGATCATGGTCACGTTCAACCTGGTGGGCGGATTCACCATCACGGACCGGATGCTTCGCATGTTCAAAAAAAAGCAGGAAGGAAATAACCCATGA
- a CDS encoding NAD(P) transhydrogenase subunit alpha — protein MMLIGIPKEIMVQENRVAALPETVEKFVKLGFEVMVEPGAGAGVFVTDDQYQSAGAVMGADAKDVYDKSDIILKVKEPLFNEPFNTHEIDMMKKNTILITFLHPATPSNHDGVKKLQEKQITAFTMDGIPRISRAQRMDPLTSMSAITGYKAIIIAAGHFPKFIPMIGTSIGMIKPANILVVGTGVVGLQAIATGKRLGGVVKAVDIRPDARKEAESLGVKVVGFDAPPELVIGRGGYAKALPEEWLEKEHQALAPLVADADIIVLSALVPGEVAQTLITREMVETMKPGSVIVDVSIDQGGNCEMTDPGNERMYNGVYICGIKNIPGSLPVHASWLYANNLYYFVENLFKNKTTEFDMTDEIVKDALVTHKGELHHQGARKAMGLSD, from the coding sequence ATGATGTTAATCGGAATTCCCAAAGAGATCATGGTCCAGGAAAACCGGGTGGCGGCACTCCCGGAAACCGTGGAAAAGTTCGTCAAACTCGGGTTTGAAGTGATGGTGGAACCCGGTGCCGGTGCCGGGGTGTTTGTGACCGATGACCAGTACCAAAGTGCGGGTGCCGTCATGGGTGCGGATGCAAAGGACGTGTATGACAAATCCGATATCATACTCAAGGTGAAAGAACCGCTGTTCAACGAGCCGTTCAATACCCATGAGATCGATATGATGAAGAAAAACACCATTTTGATCACATTTCTGCATCCAGCCACCCCGTCCAACCACGACGGGGTGAAAAAACTGCAGGAAAAGCAGATCACCGCATTCACCATGGACGGTATTCCCAGGATATCCCGGGCCCAGCGCATGGATCCGTTGACCTCCATGAGTGCCATCACAGGCTACAAAGCCATTATCATTGCGGCCGGGCATTTTCCGAAATTCATTCCCATGATCGGGACTTCCATCGGCATGATTAAGCCGGCCAATATTCTGGTGGTGGGCACCGGTGTGGTGGGGCTCCAGGCCATTGCCACGGGCAAACGCTTAGGCGGCGTGGTCAAGGCGGTGGACATCCGGCCGGACGCCCGAAAAGAAGCGGAAAGTTTAGGGGTCAAGGTGGTGGGATTTGACGCGCCCCCGGAATTGGTCATCGGCAGGGGCGGGTATGCCAAAGCCCTGCCCGAAGAATGGCTGGAAAAAGAGCATCAGGCACTGGCACCCCTGGTGGCGGATGCGGATATCATTGTGTTGAGCGCACTGGTGCCCGGAGAGGTGGCCCAGACGCTCATCACCCGGGAAATGGTGGAAACCATGAAACCCGGGTCCGTGATCGTGGATGTGTCCATCGACCAGGGCGGCAACTGCGAAATGACCGATCCGGGGAACGAGCGGATGTACAACGGCGTCTATATCTGCGGCATCAAAAACATTCCCGGATCTCTGCCGGTACATGCCTCATGGCTGTATGCCAACAACCTGTACTATTTTGTGGAAAACCTGTTTAAAAACAAGACGACCGAATTCGACATGACCGATGAGATTGTCAAAGATGCCCTGGTGACCCATAAAGGCGAACTGCATCATCAGGGTGCCAGAAAAGCCATGGGTCTGTCGGACTGA
- the nifJ gene encoding pyruvate:ferredoxin (flavodoxin) oxidoreductase, with product MKKRMQTIDGNTAATHVAYAMSEVAAIYPITPSSPLGEIADGWASKGRKNIFGQVLDIKQMQSEAGAAGAVHGSLAAGALTTTFTASQGLLLKIPNMYKISGELLPSVFHVTARSISAHALSIFGDHQDVMAARQTGFAMLASCSVQEAQDLALVAHLATVEARVPFMHFYDGFRTSHEIQKIEMIEYEDMASLFNFEAYKAFKARAVNPEHPDTRGTAQNPDIYFQGREASNKYYLKVPAIVKACMKKVGDLTGRRYNAFDYVGDPQADHIIVAMGSACEAIEESIDCLNAQGHRLGLVKVRLYRPFDTQAFLQAIPSTVEAVTVLDRTKEPGAIGEPLYTDVCTAFMEYGEGPKIIGGRYGLSSKEFNPSMIKAVYDNMNAMAPKNHFTVGIDDDVTQTSLEVTKGFDPAPQGTISAKFWGLGSDGTVGANQSAIKIIGDNTDKYAQGYFAYDSKKSGGLTVSHLRFGDVKIKSTYLIENPDFVACHKSNYVQIYDVLKGIKEGGTFLLNSQWSVKDMEKQIPGDVRKTIYDKKLNFYNIDAVAIAEKIGLGNRINMIMQTCFFKLSNVLPVDQAIQLLKDDIKVMFGKKGDAVVNMNIEAVDQTLDNLIKVDVPESWKDAVREDTSAEPATLFVENVMRKINAQGGDDLPVSAFSVDGVFEQGTSKYEKRGVAINVPEWIPENCIQCNQCAFVCPHAAIIPIVAKPEELEGAPKSFVTVDGKGKGMEEFQFRIQVNPLDCQGCGNCADICPAKTKALVMKHLSTQVEEQKINHQFSTGISFKTDILKRETVKGSQLYQPLLEFSGACAGCGETPYVKVITQLFGERMTIANATGCSSIWGGSAPSTPYCTNADGQGPAWASSLFEDAAEYGYGMMLATQSRRKTLAAKMKQALETDLAPEVTEALKGWVAGKDDVQESSKYGFALKTLLKDVDDGLLKEIYDEKDVFTKKSHWVFGGDGWAYDIGFGGLDHVLASGEDINILVLDTEVYSNTGGQSSKATPTGAIAKYAASGKKIGKKDLGRMMMSYGYIYVASISMGANKNQTMKALVEAENYPGPSLIISYAPCINQGIRKGMGKSQEEGKLAVESGYWPLYRYNPELIKQGKNPFILDSKEPDGSLQEFLGGEVRFAALEKSFPDESHRLRKKIEQEVMDRYHMLKMMADIGKSEDK from the coding sequence ATGAAAAAAAGAATGCAGACCATAGACGGAAACACTGCTGCAACCCATGTGGCTTATGCCATGAGTGAAGTGGCAGCCATATATCCCATTACGCCTTCCAGCCCGCTGGGGGAAATTGCCGACGGCTGGGCATCCAAAGGTCGGAAAAACATTTTCGGCCAGGTGCTGGATATCAAACAGATGCAGTCTGAAGCCGGTGCCGCCGGTGCCGTCCATGGGTCTCTGGCCGCCGGTGCCTTGACCACGACATTCACGGCCTCCCAGGGACTGCTGCTCAAAATTCCCAATATGTATAAAATATCGGGCGAACTGCTGCCGTCGGTATTTCATGTGACGGCCCGGTCCATTTCTGCCCATGCCCTGTCCATTTTCGGGGATCATCAGGATGTGATGGCGGCCCGGCAGACCGGATTTGCCATGCTGGCATCCTGTTCGGTCCAGGAAGCCCAGGATCTGGCCCTGGTGGCGCATCTGGCCACGGTGGAAGCCCGGGTGCCGTTTATGCATTTTTATGACGGGTTCCGCACCTCCCATGAGATCCAGAAAATTGAAATGATCGAATACGAGGACATGGCATCGCTGTTCAATTTCGAGGCATACAAGGCATTTAAGGCCCGCGCTGTGAATCCGGAACATCCGGACACAAGGGGAACGGCCCAGAATCCGGATATCTATTTTCAGGGCCGGGAAGCTTCCAACAAATACTATCTCAAAGTCCCGGCCATCGTCAAAGCCTGTATGAAAAAGGTGGGGGACCTGACCGGTCGTCGGTACAATGCCTTTGATTATGTGGGGGATCCTCAGGCGGATCATATCATCGTGGCCATGGGATCGGCATGTGAAGCCATCGAAGAATCCATTGACTGCCTCAATGCCCAGGGACACCGGCTGGGTCTGGTCAAGGTCCGGCTGTACCGGCCCTTTGACACCCAGGCATTTTTACAGGCCATTCCATCCACAGTGGAGGCCGTGACCGTGCTGGACAGAACCAAGGAACCCGGTGCCATCGGCGAACCCCTGTATACGGATGTGTGCACCGCGTTCATGGAATACGGCGAAGGCCCGAAAATCATCGGGGGCCGGTACGGGCTGTCCTCCAAGGAGTTCAATCCCTCCATGATCAAGGCGGTGTATGACAACATGAATGCCATGGCTCCGAAAAACCATTTCACCGTGGGCATTGACGATGATGTGACTCAGACATCCCTGGAAGTGACCAAAGGGTTTGACCCGGCACCCCAAGGCACCATTTCCGCCAAGTTCTGGGGTCTGGGATCTGACGGGACCGTGGGGGCCAACCAGTCCGCCATCAAGATCATCGGAGATAACACGGACAAGTACGCCCAGGGGTATTTTGCCTATGACTCCAAGAAATCCGGGGGTCTGACCGTGTCCCATCTGCGGTTCGGGGATGTGAAGATCAAATCCACCTATCTGATCGAAAATCCGGATTTCGTGGCCTGCCATAAATCCAATTATGTGCAGATCTATGATGTGCTCAAGGGCATCAAGGAAGGCGGTACGTTTCTGCTCAACTCCCAGTGGTCTGTCAAGGACATGGAAAAACAGATTCCCGGGGATGTGCGAAAGACCATTTATGACAAAAAACTCAATTTCTACAACATCGATGCCGTGGCCATTGCTGAAAAGATCGGTTTGGGCAACCGCATCAACATGATCATGCAGACCTGTTTTTTCAAGCTGTCCAATGTGCTGCCCGTGGATCAGGCCATCCAGCTCCTTAAAGACGATATCAAAGTGATGTTCGGTAAAAAAGGGGATGCTGTGGTGAACATGAATATTGAGGCGGTGGACCAGACCCTGGACAACCTGATTAAAGTGGATGTGCCCGAGTCCTGGAAAGACGCGGTCAGAGAAGACACGTCAGCTGAGCCGGCCACCTTGTTTGTGGAAAACGTGATGCGCAAAATCAATGCCCAGGGCGGAGATGACCTGCCGGTGTCTGCATTTTCCGTGGACGGCGTATTTGAGCAGGGTACCTCCAAATATGAAAAACGCGGGGTCGCCATCAATGTGCCGGAATGGATACCGGAAAACTGTATTCAGTGCAACCAGTGCGCGTTTGTGTGCCCCCATGCCGCCATCATTCCTATCGTGGCAAAGCCCGAAGAACTTGAAGGTGCCCCGAAATCCTTTGTCACCGTTGACGGCAAAGGCAAGGGCATGGAAGAGTTTCAGTTCAGAATTCAGGTCAATCCCCTGGACTGCCAGGGATGCGGCAACTGCGCTGATATCTGTCCGGCCAAAACCAAAGCCCTGGTGATGAAGCACTTGTCCACCCAGGTGGAAGAACAAAAGATCAACCACCAGTTTTCCACGGGCATTTCATTCAAGACCGATATTCTCAAAAGAGAAACCGTCAAAGGCAGCCAGCTGTATCAACCGCTGCTGGAGTTCTCGGGTGCGTGTGCCGGATGCGGGGAAACCCCGTATGTCAAGGTGATCACCCAGCTGTTCGGTGAGAGAATGACCATTGCCAATGCCACGGGATGTTCCTCCATCTGGGGGGGATCTGCCCCGTCCACGCCTTACTGTACCAATGCAGACGGGCAGGGACCGGCCTGGGCCAGCTCATTGTTCGAGGATGCGGCGGAATACGGGTACGGCATGATGCTGGCCACCCAGAGCCGGCGCAAGACCCTGGCTGCCAAAATGAAACAGGCCCTGGAAACCGATTTGGCCCCGGAGGTGACAGAGGCGTTGAAAGGCTGGGTGGCAGGCAAAGACGATGTTCAGGAATCCAGCAAATACGGATTCGCCCTGAAAACCCTGCTCAAGGATGTAGACGACGGTCTTTTGAAAGAGATCTATGACGAAAAAGATGTGTTCACCAAAAAATCCCACTGGGTGTTCGGCGGGGACGGCTGGGCCTATGATATCGGGTTCGGCGGTCTGGACCATGTGCTGGCATCCGGAGAAGACATCAATATTCTGGTGTTGGACACGGAAGTGTATTCCAACACAGGCGGCCAGTCTTCCAAGGCAACCCCCACCGGTGCCATTGCCAAATACGCGGCTTCCGGTAAAAAAATCGGCAAAAAAGATCTGGGCCGGATGATGATGAGCTACGGGTATATCTATGTGGCATCCATCTCTATGGGCGCCAACAAGAACCAGACCATGAAGGCCCTGGTGGAAGCGGAAAACTATCCCGGCCCCTCGTTGATCATCAGTTATGCCCCGTGTATCAACCAGGGAATCCGCAAAGGTATGGGAAAATCCCAGGAAGAGGGCAAACTGGCTGTGGAATCCGGATACTGGCCGTTGTACCGGTACAATCCGGAGCTGATCAAACAAGGCAAGAATCCTTTTATTCTGGATTCCAAAGAACCGGACGGCAGCCTTCAGGAATTTTTGGGCGGGGAAGTCCGGTTTGCAGCCCTGGAAAAAAGTTTTCCGGATGAATCCCATCGGCTGCGCAAAAAAATCGAGCAGGAGGTTATGGACCGGTATCATATGCTTAAAATGATGGCCGATATAGGAAAATCAGAGGATAAATAA
- the rdgC gene encoding recombination-associated protein RdgC: MGFLSATLSMSRYHILDTFDTEPMEQVRNGLIQHAIPKTENEYEEISAGWTPFESPYLPDFDQFSFIFGSYFLFSLRIDKKSIPAKLVHKQMAIEIEKKKADSGRDFISKNEKSEIKETIMDVLMHKMPSIPNVYDVLWDYEAKTLFLLTTQKAANEFFETLFFKSFHLKPVRLFPYTLVETKSAFSSTQKDRILTLTPLHFSR, from the coding sequence ATGGGATTTTTATCTGCCACCTTATCCATGAGCCGGTATCATATTTTAGATACATTTGACACCGAACCCATGGAACAGGTTCGCAACGGACTGATTCAGCACGCAATCCCGAAAACGGAGAATGAATATGAAGAAATCTCCGCTGGATGGACCCCTTTTGAAAGTCCGTATCTGCCTGATTTTGATCAATTTTCATTTATTTTTGGCAGCTATTTTCTTTTTTCGCTGCGCATTGACAAAAAATCGATCCCAGCCAAACTGGTGCACAAACAGATGGCCATTGAAATCGAGAAAAAAAAAGCGGATTCCGGCCGGGATTTCATCTCCAAAAATGAAAAATCGGAGATCAAGGAAACGATCATGGATGTGCTGATGCACAAAATGCCGTCCATTCCCAATGTGTACGATGTGCTGTGGGATTATGAAGCAAAGACCCTGTTTTTGCTCACCACCCAGAAGGCAGCCAACGAGTTTTTTGAAACCCTTTTTTTCAAATCCTTTCATCTGAAACCGGTCCGGTTGTTTCCTTATACCCTGGTTGAAACAAAATCAGCGTTTTCTTCGACACAAAAAGACCGCATCCTGACTTTAACCCCATTACACTTTTCGAGGTGA
- the dnaN gene encoding DNA polymerase III subunit beta, translated as MRFSFDKKEVLEILSKIQGITGRKTNLSITSDVLIKAMGDQIILTANDLETVFIGTYDAVVEKEGIISISAKKFFEIVREYPDNTIPVNEVENRWVEIGKGDSLFHIVSSDYENFPETPVIENVDFIEINAKDLRKMLESAAVISYAGDEKRTYVLGALIEKIEKNDVLHLRMVSTDSRRLNCFDAKYTGDLVLPNEPVIIPKKGLSELHKFIDNTSESIRVGIKANHFVFQRANESIMIKLLSGEYPNYPPIIQTDTMTGMEVDRNMFYTLMKRVSILTSDDYKSVILNFKENELTVTITNPEIGESKERMMIGYSGDEIKSAFNPRYFMDALNLFDQATVVVYIKEAKTPCIIKAMDDDNLICAIMAMHIS; from the coding sequence ATGAGATTTTCATTTGATAAAAAAGAAGTCTTGGAAATTCTTTCTAAAATCCAGGGCATCACCGGTAGAAAAACCAACTTATCCATCACCTCGGATGTACTGATCAAAGCCATGGGAGACCAGATCATTCTCACTGCCAATGATCTGGAAACCGTGTTTATCGGTACTTATGACGCGGTTGTTGAAAAAGAAGGCATTATTTCCATCAGCGCCAAAAAATTCTTTGAAATCGTCAGAGAATATCCGGACAATACCATTCCGGTCAATGAAGTGGAAAACAGATGGGTGGAAATCGGCAAAGGAGACAGCCTGTTTCATATCGTTTCATCGGATTATGAAAATTTTCCGGAAACACCGGTCATTGAAAATGTGGATTTCATTGAAATCAATGCAAAAGATTTAAGGAAAATGCTGGAATCCGCTGCCGTGATCTCTTATGCAGGAGATGAAAAACGCACCTATGTGCTAGGGGCGTTGATTGAAAAAATTGAAAAAAACGATGTCTTGCACTTAAGAATGGTATCCACCGACTCCCGGCGTCTCAACTGTTTTGATGCCAAATACACCGGGGATCTGGTGTTGCCGAACGAGCCCGTGATCATTCCCAAAAAAGGGCTGAGCGAACTGCACAAATTTATAGACAACACCTCGGAATCCATCCGGGTGGGAATCAAAGCCAATCATTTTGTGTTTCAGCGGGCCAATGAATCCATCATGATCAAACTGCTCAGCGGAGAATATCCCAATTACCCGCCCATCATCCAGACCGATACCATGACCGGCATGGAAGTGGACCGCAACATGTTTTACACACTCATGAAACGGGTTTCCATTCTCACTTCCGATGATTACAAGAGCGTGATTCTGAATTTTAAAGAAAACGAACTCACGGTTACCATCACCAACCCGGAGATCGGGGAATCCAAAGAACGCATGATGATCGGGTATTCAGGAGACGAGATAAAAAGTGCTTTCAACCCTCGATATTTCATGGATGCTTTGAACCTGTTCGACCAGGCCACCGTGGTGGTCTACATAAAAGAAGCAAAAACGCCGTGCATCATCAAAGCCATGGATGATGACAATCTTATCTGTGCCATCATGGCAATGCATATCTCATGA